Part of the Kaistia algarum genome, GGCTGCGCAACAATCGCTCGCGATTGTCCACTAATCAGAGACAAGCTTGTTCTGACAGCCCGATTGCGCTTCGTCCTCGGCGCGCCGATCTTCGCCTCACGAAACGAATTCTCGCGAAACGAATATTAAGGAGCCACATCATGGAACTCGCCCTCGGAGGCTTCCATCATCTGACCGCGATCACCGCGAATGCGTCGGGAAATCTCGATTTCTACACGCGCATCCTCGGCCTTCGCCTGGTCAAGAAGACCGTGAACCAGGACGACACCAGCGCCTATCACCTCTTCTATGGCGACGGTGCCGCGTCTCCCGGCTCGGACATCACCTTCTTCGACTGGCCGGCCAGCCCGGCGCGCCGCGGCAATCAGTCCGTCAGCCGCACCGGCTTCCGCGCCGATGGCGACAGCCTCGGCTGGTGGCGCGATCATCTGAAGGCTGCCGGCGTCAAGGCGAGCGACATCGCCGAGATCGGCGGCCGTCCGACCCTGAATTTCGAGGATCCGGAAGGCCAGCGCCTGGCGCTCGTCGCCAATGGCCAGCCCTTCGACGCCCATCCCTGGGAAAGAAGCACCGTTCCGGCCGAACACCAGATCCTCGGCCTCGGTCCGATCACCATGAGCGTGCCGAACCTGGCGCCGACGCGGCAGGTGCTGGAGACGGTCATGAACATGAAGGAGGTGCGTGACTATCCGGTGAGCGCGATCTCGTCCAACACCGTGCATGTCTTCGAGATGGGCCCCGGCGGTCCGGCAGCCGAACTGCATGTCGCGGTCGAACCGGAACTGCCGCAGGCCCGCGAGGGCGCCGGCGGGGTCCATCACGTCGCCTTCCGCACGCCGGACTATGAAGGGCTGAAGGCCTGGACCGAGCGCGTGCGCGGCTTCCGCGTCCCCTCTAGCGGCGAAGTCGAGCGCTATTATTTCCGCTCGCTCTATTTCCGCGAGCCGAACGGCGTGCTCTTCGAGATCGCGACCGACATACCGGGCTTCGCCGCCGACGAGCCGATGGAAACGCTTGGCGAGAAGCTGTCGCTGCCGCCGTTCCTGGAAGGGCGCCGCGCCTC contains:
- a CDS encoding ring-cleaving dioxygenase — encoded protein: MELALGGFHHLTAITANASGNLDFYTRILGLRLVKKTVNQDDTSAYHLFYGDGAASPGSDITFFDWPASPARRGNQSVSRTGFRADGDSLGWWRDHLKAAGVKASDIAEIGGRPTLNFEDPEGQRLALVANGQPFDAHPWERSTVPAEHQILGLGPITMSVPNLAPTRQVLETVMNMKEVRDYPVSAISSNTVHVFEMGPGGPAAELHVAVEPELPQAREGAGGVHHVAFRTPDYEGLKAWTERVRGFRVPSSGEVERYYFRSLYFREPNGVLFEIATDIPGFAADEPMETLGEKLSLPPFLEGRRASIEANLKPL